From the genome of Winogradskyella forsetii, one region includes:
- a CDS encoding methylglyoxal synthase encodes MEIAIIAHDGKKAEMVQFLNQHSEILQQKNISLVSTGTTGEKVNSAGLAVNALLSGPLGGDAQIAARVAEGHCDMVLFFRDPLDRHPHEPDILMLMRLCDVHNVPLATNPATAELLIKGL; translated from the coding sequence ATGGAAATTGCAATCATAGCACATGATGGCAAAAAAGCTGAAATGGTTCAGTTTTTAAATCAACATAGCGAAATTTTACAGCAAAAAAATATTTCGTTGGTTTCAACAGGGACTACTGGTGAAAAAGTAAATAGTGCAGGACTTGCCGTTAATGCATTACTTTCTGGTCCATTGGGCGGAGATGCGCAAATTGCAGCAAGAGTCGCAGAAGGGCATTGTGATATGGTGTTGTTTTTTAGGGATCCCTTAGATCGCCATCCACACGAACCCGATATTTTAATGCTCATGCGTTTATGTGATGTGCACAATGTGCCCTTAGCAACAAATCCGGCAACAGCAGAATTACTAATTAAAGGCCTGTAA
- a CDS encoding N-acetylglucosamine kinase, with protein sequence MILITDGGSTKCDWIAIDKNGKQAVDKIRTKGLNPAIVPEKKLSKTIKKSKELMAIANDVSHVYFYGAGCGTEKPTLILKSILETYFTNAIVEVREDTYAAVRACIDANDEAAVVCILGTGSNCSYFDGNDLHQRVSSLGFILMDDASGNYFGKQLIRDYYFNKMPDTISVAFAHKHNLDADFIKYNLYKQTNPSAYLADHAEFMFINKDSEYISNIITKGIRLFTENMILQYKKELDNGVPVHFAGSIAYFGQDEIKQVAEEYGFKVGNFVRRPIEGLVDYHVKNL encoded by the coding sequence ATGATTTTAATTACAGATGGTGGTTCTACGAAGTGCGACTGGATCGCTATAGATAAAAACGGTAAACAAGCTGTTGATAAAATAAGGACTAAAGGTTTGAATCCTGCTATTGTTCCAGAGAAAAAACTTAGTAAAACGATTAAAAAGAGTAAGGAGTTAATGGCTATTGCCAACGACGTTTCCCATGTTTACTTTTACGGAGCTGGTTGTGGGACTGAAAAACCGACGCTGATACTGAAATCAATTTTAGAAACCTATTTTACAAATGCCATAGTTGAGGTCAGGGAAGATACATATGCCGCAGTAAGAGCATGTATTGATGCCAATGATGAAGCTGCCGTGGTTTGTATTTTAGGAACAGGCTCAAATTGTAGTTATTTTGATGGAAACGATTTGCACCAACGCGTATCTAGTCTTGGATTTATATTAATGGACGATGCTAGTGGAAATTATTTTGGTAAACAGTTAATAAGGGATTACTATTTTAACAAAATGCCAGACACCATAAGTGTTGCCTTTGCGCATAAGCATAATTTGGATGCAGATTTCATTAAGTATAATTTATACAAACAGACCAACCCAAGTGCGTATTTGGCAGATCATGCCGAGTTTATGTTTATAAATAAGGATTCAGAATATATTAGTAATATAATTACAAAAGGGATTCGCTTATTTACGGAAAACATGATTCTTCAGTACAAGAAAGAGCTAGATAATGGTGTTCCTGTGCATTTTGCGGGTTCTATTGCCTATTTTGGTCAAGATGAAATTAAGCAAGTTGCAGAAGAATATGGATTTAAAGTGGGTAATTTTGTGAGACGACCAATTGAAGGTTTGGTAGATTATCATGTAAAAAATCTTTAA
- the gap gene encoding type I glyceraldehyde-3-phosphate dehydrogenase — MANLKLGINGFGRIGRIVFRATVKRNDVDVVAINDLLDVEHLAYLLKYDSVHGRFDGTVEVKDGHLVVDGKTVRVTAERDPKNLKWDEVGADVVAECTGIFTTLETAQYHIDGGAKKVVISAPSKDAPMFVMGVNDNELSADQTIVSNASCTTNCLAPLAKVIDDNFGLEEGLMTTVHATTATQLTVDGPSKKDYRGGRSALLNIIPASTGAAKAVGKVIPKLNGKLTGMAFRVPTADVSVVDLTFRTEKETSLEAIKAAFKKASEGSMKGVLGYTEDLVVSQDFVSDARTSIFDADAAIELNSKFFKVVSWYDNEFGYSNKLVDLAQKVNNL, encoded by the coding sequence ATGGCAAATTTAAAATTAGGAATCAACGGATTCGGTAGAATAGGAAGAATTGTTTTTAGAGCAACAGTTAAACGTAATGACGTAGATGTTGTAGCAATTAACGATTTATTGGATGTAGAGCATTTAGCGTATTTATTAAAGTATGATTCCGTTCACGGAAGATTCGATGGTACAGTAGAAGTAAAGGATGGACACTTAGTGGTAGACGGAAAGACTGTAAGGGTAACAGCAGAGCGCGATCCTAAAAACCTTAAATGGGATGAAGTTGGTGCAGATGTCGTTGCAGAATGTACAGGTATTTTTACAACATTGGAAACCGCTCAATATCACATTGATGGAGGAGCCAAGAAAGTGGTAATTTCTGCTCCAAGTAAGGATGCACCTATGTTTGTTATGGGAGTTAACGATAATGAGTTATCTGCAGACCAAACCATAGTATCCAATGCATCTTGTACCACAAACTGTTTAGCACCTCTTGCTAAAGTTATCGATGACAATTTCGGATTGGAAGAAGGTCTTATGACAACTGTTCATGCTACTACAGCAACTCAATTAACGGTAGATGGACCATCTAAAAAAGATTATAGAGGAGGTAGAAGTGCACTTTTAAATATTATACCAGCATCAACAGGTGCAGCAAAAGCTGTTGGAAAAGTAATTCCTAAGTTAAATGGAAAGTTAACAGGTATGGCATTTAGAGTTCCTACAGCAGATGTATCTGTGGTGGACCTAACTTTTAGAACCGAAAAAGAAACAAGTTTAGAGGCTATTAAAGCCGCATTTAAGAAAGCTTCTGAAGGATCTATGAAAGGTGTTTTAGGATATACTGAGGATTTAGTGGTTTCACAAGATTTTGTTAGCGATGCTCGTACAAGTATTTTTGATGCAGACGCAGCAATTGAATTGAACTCAAAATTTTTCAAAGTAGTATCTTGGTATGATAACGAGTTTGGATATTCAAACAAGTTGGTTGATTTAGCTCAAAAAGTAAACAACCTATAA
- the pfkA gene encoding 6-phosphofructokinase — MLHTIKNIGVLTSGGDSPGMNAAIRSVVRACAYHDIKCYGIYRGYEGMIDGDFVEMDARSVKDIINKGGTILKSARSKEFRTKEGRVKAHEQLTKAGIDALVVIGGDGSFTGAMIFNQEFGFPVMGIPGTIDNDIFGTTYTLGYDTALNTVVGAIDKIRDTASSHNRLFFIEVMGRDVGHIALNVGIAGGAEEILIPEEDLGLDRLTESLRRSKKSGKSSSIVVVAEGDKIGKSVFELKDYVDQNMEGYDVRVSVLGHMQRGGSPSCFDRVLASRMGVKAVESLLTGKSNFMVGIKNDIMDLTPFDQAVKGKSKINMELLRVSDIMST; from the coding sequence ATGCTGCATACAATTAAAAATATAGGCGTTTTAACTTCTGGAGGGGACTCACCAGGAATGAACGCTGCAATTAGATCTGTAGTAAGAGCTTGTGCTTATCATGATATCAAATGCTACGGTATTTATAGAGGTTATGAAGGGATGATTGATGGCGATTTCGTTGAAATGGATGCACGAAGCGTTAAAGATATCATTAATAAAGGTGGCACGATTTTAAAATCCGCACGTTCTAAAGAATTTAGAACAAAAGAAGGTAGAGTGAAAGCCCACGAGCAACTGACAAAAGCCGGCATTGATGCGCTTGTTGTAATTGGTGGAGATGGTAGCTTTACAGGAGCCATGATTTTTAATCAAGAATTTGGTTTTCCTGTCATGGGAATACCTGGAACTATTGATAATGATATTTTTGGAACAACATATACATTAGGATACGACACAGCTTTGAATACGGTCGTTGGTGCCATAGATAAAATTAGGGATACAGCAAGTTCGCACAACCGCTTATTCTTTATTGAAGTGATGGGAAGAGATGTTGGACATATTGCTTTAAATGTGGGTATTGCTGGTGGTGCGGAAGAAATTTTAATTCCAGAGGAAGATTTAGGATTAGATCGTTTGACAGAATCGTTACGACGAAGTAAAAAATCTGGAAAATCGTCGAGTATTGTTGTGGTTGCCGAAGGGGATAAAATAGGTAAAAGTGTTTTTGAACTTAAGGATTATGTCGATCAGAATATGGAAGGTTACGACGTAAGGGTTTCAGTTCTCGGGCACATGCAACGTGGCGGATCACCATCGTGTTTCGATCGTGTTTTGGCAAGTAGAATGGGCGTTAAAGCTGTAGAAAGCTTACTTACTGGAAAAAGCAATTTTATGGTTGGTATTAAAAATGATATTATGGATTTAACACCATTTGACCAAGCCGTGAAAGGAAAATCAAAAATAAATATGGAACTTTTAAGAGTTTCAGATATAATGTCAACATAA
- a CDS encoding translocation/assembly module TamB domain-containing protein, which yields MFFILFLVLSIPAVQTKLGRYVTDRLNEDFKTDINVGRVGLQLNGDIELKDILIRDYKKDTLISASELNSSIISFQNLINGKLNFGDIDLQNVIFNLKTYKGETDTNLDVFVAKFDDDNPRTGPSEFLFSSSDVSIEGGIFRLIDENLETPKIFEFTGLNANTTNFLINGPEVSCRINKLSFRDSRGIAVKNLMANFEYTLDHMNFGDLNIKTELSELKGNLRFNYKREDLKFFKDKVNVEASFRDSDISLTELNAFFDEFGTNQHAAFNADLSGTLNNLEAKNLNVSTSNNTRIIGDITFKNLFSNEEDSFALRGRFQNLASNYNDLTALLPRILGNSIPSLISKVGNFKIQGTSYITAKRVEADIEIDTDLGFINSDLLLTNIDNIDNASYVGNVVLDEFNIGELIDDPLVKSTSLNLDVDGKGFTIDNLKTNVKGEVFVLDYNGYTYRDIMLSGKLGNKIFNGIVKAEDLNLQLDFNGLADFSEDQKKFDFKANVGYANLSELNFVTRDSISEFRGLVTMSAKGTTLDNAIGTINIKNTTYKNQDESYSFQDFDIVSSFQDDERTIAINSPDIINGQITGQFKTKDILGLVENSVGSIYTNYIPNKVDEGQYIDFRFNIYSKIAAVFFKELILGKNTFIEGRIETDEKGFELTFNSPEIKFKDYFANNINVTIDNSNPLYNTYIEVDSLSAGIYNASQFSLINVTKRDTLLIKSEFKGGKNNADNFNLNLFYTIDESNHSVVGFRKSDVKFKGYEWLLNAQKDTLNKIRFDRKFKTFDIFPIKITQGDEEILVSGKVQDSTNKNFNVDFKDVQLVKITPRIDSLALKGVVNGKLDVVQNNGVYLPKSNVEISGLFVNDYDLGNLKANIEGNNSITNYNVDVTLVNDNLKSLDAKGTIDVSENNPQIDLDVTFEEFLLDPLNPLGEGVISNIRGLVSGYANVTGSLNKPAIYGELLLDRAGLSIPYLNVDYGFDFDSKVSLRGQQFIFNNVAMTDSKYFSNGNLNGFIAHDNFTDWKLGLELTTDRLLVLNTEESEDELYYGTGFISGRAEIKGPTDQLVIQVIDGRTEAGTEFFIPLNDAESFGDNTFIHFLSPEEKAARLKGEISNVIEVKGLELDFDLNVNQNAVIEIVIDKEAGSTIKGRGVGGLNFLINTNGTFNMWGDFVVYDGTYNFKYGGVVEKKFKVEQGGSIVWEGDPMDAELNLKAIYAADANPSVLLDNPINQSIDVEVEIHLTGKLEQPDPEFNFRFPNVSSTIKSELDYRLSSKDERDNQALMFLATGGFSSSLGGVNFTGTISERLTGIVNNLFGTNNGNLDVGIDFELGQDTPELQTNNKVGVTLQTKISDKILVNGKVGVPFGSASQTVISGDVQIDLLLNEDGTLRAKVFNRENSIRNFGEEIGYTQGAGLSYNVEFDSFKELLQIIFTGKNRKDIKSNKSKEKKKKDDEDLMPDYMTMKEKKSENKS from the coding sequence TTGTTTTTCATTTTATTTTTGGTTTTATCCATTCCTGCAGTACAGACCAAATTAGGTAGATATGTTACGGATAGACTTAACGAAGATTTTAAAACCGACATCAATGTTGGTCGTGTTGGTCTTCAGCTCAATGGAGATATAGAGCTCAAAGATATACTGATTAGAGATTATAAAAAAGATACCTTAATTAGTGCTAGTGAGTTAAACAGCTCAATTATCAGTTTTCAAAATCTTATCAATGGCAAACTTAATTTTGGAGATATTGACCTTCAAAATGTCATTTTTAATTTAAAGACTTACAAAGGCGAAACAGATACTAATTTAGACGTATTCGTTGCCAAGTTCGATGATGATAATCCAAGAACGGGACCAAGTGAATTTCTGTTTTCATCCAGCGATGTTTCTATAGAGGGTGGAATTTTCCGGTTAATAGATGAAAATTTGGAAACCCCAAAAATCTTTGAGTTTACTGGACTAAATGCAAACACGACCAATTTTCTAATCAATGGTCCTGAAGTCAGTTGTAGAATTAATAAACTGAGCTTTAGGGATAGTAGAGGTATTGCGGTCAAAAATTTAATGGCAAATTTTGAATACACACTCGACCACATGAATTTCGGCGACCTTAACATCAAAACTGAACTGTCTGAATTAAAAGGTAATTTAAGATTTAACTATAAACGTGAAGATTTAAAGTTTTTTAAAGACAAAGTAAATGTCGAGGCAAGTTTTAGGGATTCCGATATTTCCTTGACTGAACTGAATGCTTTTTTTGATGAGTTTGGGACCAATCAACACGCAGCGTTTAATGCTGATTTATCAGGAACATTAAATAATCTGGAAGCTAAAAATCTTAATGTGAGTACCTCTAATAATACGAGAATTATTGGAGATATCACTTTTAAAAACCTTTTCAGTAATGAAGAAGACAGTTTTGCGTTGCGTGGAAGGTTTCAGAATCTCGCTTCAAATTATAACGATTTAACTGCGCTTTTACCTAGAATACTTGGAAATTCCATTCCAAGTTTGATTTCTAAAGTTGGTAATTTCAAGATACAAGGAACATCTTATATAACAGCAAAACGTGTTGAAGCTGATATTGAAATTGATACGGATTTAGGCTTTATAAATTCAGATTTATTGTTGACTAACATCGATAACATCGATAATGCCAGTTATGTTGGAAATGTGGTTTTGGATGAATTTAATATAGGAGAACTTATCGATGACCCACTGGTTAAATCCACCTCTCTAAATCTTGATGTTGATGGCAAAGGATTTACCATAGATAATTTAAAAACCAATGTAAAAGGAGAGGTTTTTGTTTTAGATTACAACGGCTATACGTATAGAGACATCATGCTTTCGGGTAAGCTTGGGAATAAGATTTTTAATGGTATAGTAAAGGCGGAGGACCTTAATTTACAACTCGATTTCAACGGGTTAGCAGATTTTTCCGAAGACCAAAAGAAGTTCGATTTTAAGGCCAATGTTGGTTATGCCAATTTAAGCGAACTGAATTTTGTAACGCGAGATAGCATTTCAGAATTTAGAGGTTTGGTAACGATGTCAGCCAAAGGAACGACGTTAGATAATGCCATTGGAACGATTAATATAAAAAATACAACCTATAAAAATCAAGACGAAAGTTATAGTTTTCAGGATTTTGATATCGTCTCTTCGTTTCAAGATGACGAACGCACCATTGCCATAAACTCACCAGACATTATTAACGGACAAATTACGGGTCAGTTTAAAACTAAGGATATTTTGGGCTTGGTTGAAAATTCCGTCGGAAGCATATATACCAATTATATACCTAACAAGGTTGATGAAGGTCAGTATATAGATTTTAGATTTAATATTTATTCTAAAATTGCTGCAGTCTTCTTCAAGGAATTAATCTTAGGAAAGAACACGTTTATTGAAGGACGAATAGAAACGGATGAAAAGGGATTTGAACTCACATTCAATTCACCCGAAATTAAATTCAAGGATTATTTTGCGAATAATATCAATGTCACTATAGACAATAGTAATCCTTTATACAACACTTATATTGAAGTTGACAGTTTAAGTGCTGGAATATATAACGCTTCACAATTCAGTTTGATTAATGTGACTAAGCGCGACACTTTATTGATTAAATCTGAATTTAAAGGCGGAAAGAACAATGCAGATAATTTTAATTTGAATCTGTTTTACACCATTGACGAGTCCAATCATTCAGTGGTTGGCTTTAGAAAATCTGACGTAAAATTTAAAGGTTACGAATGGCTTTTAAATGCACAAAAAGACACATTGAACAAAATTCGTTTTGATAGAAAATTCAAGACGTTCGATATTTTCCCTATTAAAATAACGCAAGGTGATGAGGAAATTTTGGTGTCTGGTAAAGTACAGGATTCCACCAACAAGAATTTTAATGTTGATTTTAAAGATGTACAACTCGTTAAGATTACACCACGCATCGATAGTCTGGCGTTGAAAGGTGTTGTAAATGGAAAGTTGGATGTGGTTCAAAACAATGGTGTTTATTTACCAAAATCCAATGTTGAAATAAGTGGTTTGTTTGTCAATGATTATGATTTGGGTAACCTTAAAGCTAATATTGAAGGCAATAATTCCATAACCAATTATAATGTCGATGTAACCTTGGTTAATGACAATCTAAAATCATTGGATGCTAAAGGAACGATTGACGTTTCCGAAAACAATCCACAAATAGATTTAGATGTCACGTTCGAAGAATTTCTGCTAGATCCACTAAATCCTTTGGGAGAAGGCGTTATAAGTAACATCAGAGGTTTGGTTTCCGGTTATGCTAATGTGACAGGAAGCTTGAATAAACCAGCCATTTATGGAGAGTTGTTATTGGATAGGGCAGGTCTGTCCATTCCTTATCTGAATGTAGATTATGGTTTCGATTTTGATTCTAAAGTATCACTTAGAGGTCAGCAGTTTATTTTCAATAATGTGGCCATGACGGATTCCAAGTACTTTTCCAATGGAAATTTAAATGGTTTTATTGCGCACGATAATTTTACAGACTGGAAACTTGGCTTGGAATTAACAACAGACCGACTTTTAGTGTTGAATACGGAAGAATCTGAAGACGAATTATATTATGGTACAGGATTCATTTCAGGAAGAGCTGAAATAAAAGGGCCAACTGACCAATTGGTTATTCAGGTTATTGATGGAAGAACAGAAGCAGGCACAGAGTTTTTTATTCCGCTCAATGATGCTGAAAGTTTTGGGGACAATACTTTTATTCATTTCTTAAGTCCTGAGGAAAAAGCGGCAAGACTAAAAGGAGAAATTTCTAATGTCATTGAAGTAAAAGGTTTGGAACTGGATTTTGATTTGAATGTCAACCAAAACGCAGTCATTGAAATAGTCATAGATAAAGAAGCAGGAAGCACCATAAAAGGACGAGGTGTAGGTGGTTTAAATTTCTTGATTAATACCAATGGAACATTTAATATGTGGGGCGATTTTGTGGTCTATGATGGCACTTATAATTTTAAGTATGGTGGTGTGGTTGAAAAGAAGTTTAAAGTAGAACAAGGAGGAAGTATTGTTTGGGAAGGTGATCCCATGGATGCCGAGTTAAACCTAAAGGCCATTTATGCCGCTGATGCTAACCCTTCAGTTTTATTGGATAATCCGATCAACCAAAGTATTGATGTTGAAGTCGAAATTCATTTAACAGGAAAATTAGAACAACCAGACCCAGAATTTAATTTTAGATTTCCCAACGTGAGTTCCACTATAAAATCGGAGCTGGATTATAGGTTGTCATCTAAAGACGAACGCGATAACCAAGCTTTAATGTTTTTGGCAACAGGTGGATTTTCCAGTAGTTTAGGAGGGGTTAATTTTACAGGAACAATTTCAGAGCGACTCACAGGTATTGTGAATAACTTATTTGGGACTAACAATGGAAATTTGGATGTTGGGATTGATTTTGAGCTGGGACAAGACACACCAGAATTGCAAACCAATAATAAGGTTGGTGTGACGCTTCAAACTAAAATAAGCGATAAAATTTTGGTGAACGGAAAGGTTGGTGTACCATTTGGAAGTGCCAGCCAAACGGTAATAAGTGGCGATGTGCAAATCGATTTATTACTGAATGAAGATGGCACACTCAGAGCCAAAGTTTTCAATAGAGAAAATAGTATTCGTAATTTTGGAGAAGAAATAGGTTACACGCAAGGGGCTGGTTTATCTTATAATGTTGAATTCGATTCATTTAAGGAATTACTTCAAATTATTTTTACAGGAAAAAATAGAAAAGACATAAAATCTAATAAATCGAAAGAAAAAAAGAAAAAAGATGATGAAGATTTGATGCCAGATTATATGACTATGAAGGAAAAAAAGTCAGAAAATAAATCATAA
- the tsaD gene encoding tRNA (adenosine(37)-N6)-threonylcarbamoyltransferase complex transferase subunit TsaD has protein sequence MEKENIYILGIESSCDDTSAAVLCNDQILSNVVADQKIHAAYGGVVPELASRAHQQNIVPVVHQAIEKAGIKKEQLSAVAFTRGPGLMGSLLVGTSFAKSLAYGLDIPLIDVNHMQAHILAHFIDEKDHKKPPFPFLAMTISGGHTQIVKVSNYFEMEVIGETIDDAVGEAYDKSGKILGLGYPAGPEIDKRAQLGNPKAYQFTKPKVEGLNFSFSGLKTNILYFVQREVKANPNFIDANLNDICASIQYTIIGILMAKLKLAVKQTGIKHIAIGGGVSANSGIRKALKDAEQKFGWTSYIPKFEYTTDNAAMIAIVGYLKYLEEDFSDFDVMATARLKL, from the coding sequence ATGGAAAAAGAAAATATTTATATCCTCGGAATTGAGTCGTCTTGCGATGATACAAGCGCTGCTGTGCTATGTAATGACCAGATTTTAAGCAATGTTGTGGCCGATCAAAAAATACATGCAGCGTACGGCGGTGTTGTGCCAGAATTAGCTTCTCGTGCGCATCAACAAAATATTGTTCCTGTGGTGCATCAAGCCATTGAAAAAGCGGGTATTAAAAAGGAACAATTAAGTGCTGTGGCTTTTACTCGTGGTCCAGGTTTAATGGGGTCTTTGTTAGTTGGCACCTCGTTTGCAAAATCATTGGCTTATGGTTTAGATATTCCTTTGATTGACGTCAACCATATGCAAGCGCATATTTTGGCGCATTTTATTGACGAAAAAGACCATAAAAAACCACCATTTCCTTTTTTAGCGATGACCATTTCTGGTGGACACACGCAGATTGTAAAAGTGAGCAATTATTTTGAAATGGAGGTCATAGGTGAAACCATTGATGATGCTGTTGGCGAAGCTTATGATAAAAGTGGGAAAATACTAGGATTGGGCTATCCGGCTGGTCCAGAAATAGATAAACGAGCGCAATTGGGAAATCCGAAAGCCTATCAATTCACCAAACCAAAAGTTGAAGGTTTAAATTTTAGTTTTTCAGGATTAAAAACCAATATCCTTTATTTTGTTCAGCGTGAAGTAAAAGCCAACCCTAATTTTATCGACGCTAACCTAAACGATATCTGTGCTTCCATTCAATATACCATTATCGGTATTTTAATGGCGAAACTAAAACTGGCCGTTAAACAAACTGGAATAAAACATATCGCCATTGGTGGAGGTGTTTCTGCAAATTCCGGAATTCGAAAAGCACTAAAAGATGCTGAACAAAAATTTGGATGGACGAGCTATATACCCAAATTTGAATATACTACAGATAATGCGGCCATGATTGCTATTGTTGGGTATTTGAAATATTTGGAAGAGGATTTTTCTGATTTTGATGTAATGGCTACGGCTCGGTTGAAGTTGTAG
- a CDS encoding peptidylprolyl isomerase, whose product MKHLFTLLLFLPLFGFSQMALEQQLDSISTPDEATIFLKENKPKQGKLFTFNKEKHKTRLANDLFSMSKGGKKVIRTDFKKTFYKVIDKAEVDYIKFSIIIFDASDDQALSKRDKVLSQYNQGYRFKDLAKHNSIDRTAKKGGDTGWIKAGDMSKAFDDIAFAENHDIDAIFPIDDLENQKYYLVIKTENRTPIEEITVLKFSENIE is encoded by the coding sequence ATGAAACATTTATTTACACTTTTACTTTTTTTACCATTATTTGGTTTTTCACAAATGGCTTTGGAACAACAATTAGACTCCATTTCTACGCCTGATGAGGCAACCATATTCTTAAAAGAGAACAAACCCAAACAAGGCAAACTGTTCACATTCAATAAAGAAAAACATAAAACCAGATTGGCCAACGATTTATTCAGTATGTCAAAAGGTGGGAAAAAAGTCATTAGAACTGATTTTAAGAAGACCTTTTACAAGGTCATCGATAAGGCTGAAGTGGACTACATCAAATTCAGTATTATAATATTCGATGCTTCGGACGACCAGGCACTATCTAAACGAGACAAAGTACTTTCACAATACAACCAAGGTTACCGGTTTAAGGACTTAGCCAAGCATAACTCTATAGATCGCACGGCTAAAAAAGGTGGTGACACAGGTTGGATTAAAGCTGGAGATATGTCTAAGGCATTTGACGACATTGCTTTTGCGGAAAACCATGACATTGACGCTATTTTTCCGATTGATGATTTAGAAAATCAAAAATACTACCTCGTTATTAAAACTGAAAACAGAACGCCTATTGAGGAAATTACGGTTTTAAAATTTTCTGAAAATATTGAGTAA
- a CDS encoding 16S rRNA (uracil(1498)-N(3))-methyltransferase, whose product MQLFYNPNISETTTSFNFNKEESRHIAKVLRKKAGDVLHITNGKGWLFTAEITLAEQKNCRVSITSKSFQPKRNFNLHLAVAPTKMNDRYEWFLEKATEIGIETITPIICENSERKVVKTERFEKIIQSAMKQSLQYYLPNLNTPIAFKDFINQDFEGQIFIAHCEETDKKSLKSELKSATDCTILIGPEGDFSVKEIEMALANNFIPVTLGETRLRTETAAIAACHSVALNNE is encoded by the coding sequence ATGCAATTATTCTATAATCCAAATATTTCTGAGACTACGACGAGTTTTAATTTCAATAAGGAAGAAAGCCGACACATCGCTAAAGTTTTAAGAAAAAAGGCAGGAGACGTTTTGCATATTACAAATGGAAAAGGCTGGCTTTTTACAGCCGAAATTACATTGGCAGAACAAAAGAATTGTAGGGTTTCCATTACCTCAAAAAGCTTTCAGCCTAAACGCAATTTCAATTTGCATTTAGCGGTTGCGCCAACAAAAATGAATGATAGATACGAGTGGTTTTTAGAAAAAGCAACGGAAATCGGTATTGAGACCATCACACCTATTATTTGCGAAAATAGCGAACGTAAAGTGGTAAAGACGGAACGTTTTGAAAAAATCATTCAGTCTGCCATGAAACAATCGTTGCAATACTATTTACCAAATCTAAATACACCAATTGCTTTTAAAGATTTTATTAATCAAGATTTTGAAGGTCAAATTTTCATTGCCCATTGCGAAGAAACCGATAAGAAATCCTTAAAATCGGAGTTAAAGTCGGCAACCGATTGTACTATTTTAATTGGCCCTGAAGGCGATTTTAGCGTTAAAGAAATCGAAATGGCATTGGCGAATAACTTTATTCCTGTAACTTTGGGTGAGACACGCTTAAGAACTGAAACTGCAGCCATTGCTGCTTGTCATTCTGTGGCGCTTAATAATGAATAA
- a CDS encoding DUF4159 domain-containing protein produces MKRFFTLYFTFFTVFLFSQDVAILKYKGGGDWYSNPTALPNLVKYCNDNIDTNINESIQTVEVGSTDIFQFPLLHMTGHGNVFFSDDDAENLRNYLISGGFLHIDDNYGMEPYITKELKKVFPNSDLVEIPKDHKIFSSAYEFSNGLPKIHEHDGKAPQAFGIFYESRLVLLFTFESDLGDGWEDQEVHNDPEDVREKALKMGANIVKYAFEN; encoded by the coding sequence ATGAAACGCTTTTTTACTTTATATTTTACATTTTTCACGGTCTTCCTTTTTTCCCAAGACGTTGCCATTTTGAAATACAAAGGTGGTGGCGATTGGTACAGTAACCCAACAGCTTTGCCAAATTTGGTAAAATACTGCAATGATAATATTGACACCAATATTAATGAAAGCATTCAAACGGTTGAAGTGGGTAGCACAGATATTTTTCAATTTCCTTTGTTGCATATGACGGGTCATGGCAATGTATTCTTCAGCGATGATGATGCCGAAAACTTAAGGAATTACCTTATCTCAGGAGGATTTCTTCATATTGATGACAATTACGGAATGGAACCTTACATAACCAAAGAACTCAAAAAAGTATTTCCGAATAGTGATTTGGTTGAAATTCCAAAAGACCATAAAATATTCAGTTCGGCTTACGAATTTTCAAACGGTTTACCAAAAATCCATGAACATGATGGCAAAGCGCCACAGGCTTTCGGTATTTTTTATGAGAGTAGATTGGTGCTGTTATTTACATTTGAAAGCGATTTAGGCGATGGCTGGGAAGACCAAGAAGTGCATAACGATCCCGAGGATGTGAGGGAAAAAGCTTTAAAGATGGGCGCTAATATTGTGAAGTATGCTTTTGAAAACTAA